In Staphylococcus lloydii, the following proteins share a genomic window:
- a CDS encoding DNA polymerase III subunit alpha: MVAYLNIHSAYDLLNSSLKIHDVVTKATNEGYTALAITDTNVLYSYPQFYDACISANIKPIFGMTLWLTDGLTSLETVVLAKNNQGLTDLIKLSSAIKMKDKVETSYEWLAKYADELIIIFKNVSESHQNIVEQFKSHSDLYINHLSESIIDAPMVWLQNANYLNREDANTITALNAIRDNKKLDLVNEPIDYHTHVLSEDELFDLDVPKEAFENTERIAHLCTAELNYHQNLLPKFPTPDNLTSKNYLMQVLKQQLEQKGLNHNDSYRQRLNYEFKIITDMGFEDYFLIVSDLIHYAKTNDVLVGPGRGSSAGSLVSFLLDITTIDPIKYDLLFERFLNPERVTMPDIDIDFEDTKRDKVIQYVQEKYGDNHVAGIVTFGHLLARAVARDVGRIIGFDDVTLNEVSKLIPYKLGITLDEAYKDEAFKDFVHRNHRNERWFEICKKLEGLPRHTSTHAAGIIINDQPIYDYAPLTLGDNGVLTQWTMTEAERIGLLKIDFLGLRNLSIIHQIVKQVKYDLNITIDIEQIPFDDNEVFRLLSSGDTTGIFQLESDGIRNVLKKLQPEHFEDIVAVTSLYRPGPMEEIPTYITRRHEPSKVEYLHEDLAPILKKTYGVIIYQEQIMQIASKFAGFSYGEADILRRAMSKKNRAVLENERQHFVKGAVENGYDEQLSKQIFDLVLKFADYGFARAHAVSYSKIAYIMTYLKVHYPNYFYANILSNIIGSEQKTAAIIDEAKHQHIDILPPHINYSHWFYKATRNGIYLSLGAIKGVGYQSVKLIIETRQADGNFKDFFDFARRIPKRIKTRKLLEALILVGAFDQLGQNRATLLQSIDQVLDDVSSIEQDDLIFDVLTPKTTYEEKEELPDKVLSDYEKEYLGFYISTHPVEKAFNKKQYLGIYKLTNAVNHKPIFIQLEQIKKIRTKNGQNMAFITINDGNNTMDGVVFPDVYKKYEQLLSQESMLTVRGKFERRNNKLQLIISQISSLEEFEQAIIQNARQIVIRQDKDIDEIAQLSNEETTHSLPVEFYDETTNKMNFIGYINNDDISQFILHFDPADIRII; the protein is encoded by the coding sequence TTGGTTGCATATTTAAATATACATTCGGCATATGACTTACTAAATTCAAGTTTAAAGATTCATGATGTCGTGACAAAAGCAACTAATGAAGGCTATACAGCTTTAGCCATTACCGATACGAATGTGCTGTATAGTTATCCTCAATTCTATGATGCGTGTATAAGTGCAAATATTAAACCTATTTTTGGCATGACATTATGGTTAACTGACGGTTTAACATCACTAGAAACAGTAGTGTTGGCTAAAAATAATCAAGGCTTAACAGATTTAATAAAATTATCATCGGCGATTAAAATGAAAGATAAGGTTGAAACAAGTTACGAATGGTTAGCAAAATATGCTGATGAGCTAATTATCATTTTTAAAAATGTTAGTGAATCACATCAGAACATTGTGGAACAATTTAAATCTCATTCCGATCTTTACATTAATCATTTAAGTGAATCGATTATTGATGCGCCAATGGTATGGTTGCAGAATGCAAACTATTTAAATAGAGAAGATGCAAATACAATTACAGCCTTGAATGCGATTCGAGACAATAAAAAATTAGATTTAGTTAATGAACCTATTGATTATCATACACATGTATTAAGTGAAGATGAGTTGTTTGATTTGGACGTGCCTAAAGAAGCATTTGAAAATACAGAACGTATAGCACATTTATGCACGGCTGAACTGAATTATCATCAAAATCTTTTACCTAAATTTCCAACGCCAGATAATTTAACGTCGAAAAATTATTTAATGCAAGTGCTCAAGCAACAGCTAGAGCAAAAAGGATTAAACCACAATGATAGTTATCGTCAACGTTTAAATTATGAGTTTAAAATCATTACCGATATGGGATTTGAAGATTATTTCTTAATAGTGAGTGATTTGATTCATTATGCAAAAACGAATGATGTCTTAGTAGGTCCTGGTAGGGGCTCTTCGGCCGGCTCATTAGTTAGTTTTCTGTTAGATATTACTACTATCGATCCAATTAAATATGATTTACTATTCGAACGATTTTTAAACCCGGAACGTGTCACAATGCCAGATATTGATATTGATTTTGAAGATACAAAAAGAGACAAAGTCATTCAATATGTCCAAGAAAAATATGGTGATAATCATGTGGCAGGAATTGTAACGTTTGGTCATTTATTAGCTAGAGCAGTTGCACGAGATGTAGGGCGAATAATCGGTTTTGATGACGTAACGCTTAATGAAGTATCCAAATTAATCCCTTATAAGTTAGGCATCACATTAGATGAGGCATATAAGGATGAGGCATTTAAAGATTTCGTTCATCGTAATCATCGTAACGAAAGATGGTTCGAAATTTGCAAAAAATTAGAAGGTCTCCCACGTCATACATCTACACACGCAGCTGGCATAATAATAAACGACCAACCAATATATGACTATGCACCACTTACACTAGGTGATAATGGCGTCTTAACGCAGTGGACGATGACCGAAGCCGAAAGAATTGGATTATTAAAAATCGACTTTTTAGGGCTTAGAAACTTATCAATTATCCATCAAATAGTTAAACAAGTTAAATACGATTTAAATATAACAATAGATATAGAACAAATTCCTTTCGATGATAACGAAGTATTTCGCTTATTATCTTCTGGTGATACAACAGGGATATTCCAATTAGAAAGCGACGGTATACGCAATGTTTTAAAAAAATTGCAACCAGAGCATTTTGAAGATATCGTAGCCGTTACATCTTTATATAGACCAGGACCAATGGAGGAAATTCCTACTTATATTACACGTAGACACGAGCCTTCAAAAGTTGAATATTTACATGAGGATTTAGCACCTATTTTAAAAAAGACTTACGGCGTTATCATTTATCAAGAACAAATTATGCAAATAGCTAGTAAATTCGCTGGGTTTAGTTATGGTGAAGCGGATATTCTAAGACGTGCGATGAGTAAAAAAAATAGGGCTGTTCTCGAAAATGAGCGACAGCATTTTGTAAAAGGTGCAGTGGAAAATGGATATGACGAACAGCTAAGCAAACAAATTTTTGATTTAGTTTTAAAATTCGCAGACTATGGTTTTGCGAGAGCGCATGCGGTAAGTTATTCAAAAATAGCTTATATTATGACTTATTTAAAAGTACATTACCCCAATTATTTTTACGCCAATATATTAAGTAATATTATAGGCAGTGAACAAAAGACAGCGGCTATTATCGATGAAGCTAAACACCAACACATTGATATTTTACCGCCACACATTAATTATAGTCATTGGTTTTATAAAGCAACGCGGAATGGTATTTACTTATCTCTTGGGGCAATCAAAGGCGTAGGTTATCAAAGCGTAAAATTAATCATCGAAACGCGCCAAGCGGATGGTAATTTCAAAGACTTTTTCGATTTTGCTCGTCGTATACCTAAAAGAATTAAAACACGTAAATTGTTAGAGGCATTGATTCTAGTAGGAGCCTTTGATCAGCTAGGACAAAATCGTGCCACGTTACTACAATCTATAGATCAAGTATTAGATGATGTTTCCAGTATTGAACAAGATGATTTAATTTTTGACGTCTTAACGCCAAAAACGACGTATGAAGAGAAAGAAGAGTTGCCGGATAAAGTGTTGAGTGATTATGAAAAAGAATACTTAGGATTTTATATTTCGACGCATCCGGTAGAAAAAGCTTTTAATAAAAAACAATATTTAGGTATTTATAAATTAACTAATGCTGTTAATCATAAGCCAATCTTTATACAACTTGAGCAAATAAAAAAAATTCGAACTAAAAATGGTCAAAATATGGCTTTTATCACTATAAATGATGGCAACAATACTATGGATGGCGTCGTATTTCCTGATGTGTATAAAAAGTATGAACAATTATTATCACAAGAAAGCATGTTAACTGTAAGAGGTAAATTTGAGCGTAGAAATAATAAATTACAACTGATAATTTCTCAAATAAGCAGTTTAGAAGAGTTTGAACAAGCAATCATTCAAAATGCACGACAAATTGTTATTCGACAAGATAAAGACATTGACGAAATAGCACAACTTTCTAATGAGGAAACTACGCATAGTTTACCTGTCGAGTTTTATGATGAAACAACTAATAAAATGAATTTTATAGGTTATATAAATAATGATGATATTTCGCAATTTATTTTGCACTTTGACCCAGCAGACATTAGAATTATATAA
- a CDS encoding NAD(P)-dependent malic enzyme, which translates to MSLRDEALEMHRKNKGKLEVNAKVKVTNKEELSLAYSPGVAEPCKEIHEDKRKVFDYTMKSNTVAVVTDGSAVLGLGDIGAEASIPVMEGKAVLFKSFSGIDGIPLALDTKDTEEIIRTVKLIEPNYGGINLEDISAPRCFEIEERLKKETKIPVFHDDQHGTAIVTVAGLINALRIVDKDLSDIKVVLNGAGAAGIAIVKLLYSYGVHDMVMCDSRGAIYEGRPAGMNDTKEYVAKWTNRDKIDGKLEDVIKDADVFIGVSVADLLSKEMVESMADDPIIFAMANPNPEINPNDAKEAGAKVIGTGRSDFPNQINNVLAFPGIFRGALDVEATHINEQMKRAAVEAIADLIKPEELNPDYCIPAPFDNRVAPSVAREVAKAAMESGVARTEVDPEEIYNKTIKLTELNSK; encoded by the coding sequence ATGTCATTAAGAGATGAAGCATTAGAAATGCACAGAAAAAATAAAGGTAAACTTGAAGTCAATGCTAAAGTAAAAGTTACAAATAAAGAAGAATTAAGTTTAGCTTATTCACCAGGTGTAGCCGAACCTTGTAAAGAAATTCACGAAGATAAAAGAAAAGTATTTGATTATACAATGAAAAGTAATACCGTTGCAGTAGTCACTGATGGCTCTGCTGTTTTAGGATTAGGTGATATTGGTGCTGAAGCGAGTATACCTGTAATGGAAGGTAAAGCCGTATTATTTAAAAGTTTTTCAGGCATAGATGGTATTCCATTAGCATTAGATACTAAAGATACTGAAGAAATTATTAGAACTGTAAAACTAATTGAACCAAACTATGGTGGCATTAACTTAGAAGATATTTCTGCGCCACGTTGTTTTGAAATTGAAGAACGTTTGAAAAAAGAAACTAAAATTCCAGTATTCCATGATGACCAACACGGTACTGCTATTGTTACAGTAGCAGGTTTAATTAATGCGCTTAGAATTGTTGATAAAGATTTATCAGATATTAAAGTAGTATTAAACGGAGCCGGAGCGGCAGGTATCGCTATCGTTAAATTACTTTATTCATATGGTGTACATGACATGGTAATGTGTGATTCAAGAGGAGCGATTTATGAAGGTCGTCCAGCTGGTATGAATGACACGAAAGAATATGTAGCTAAATGGACAAATAGAGATAAAATAGATGGTAAGCTTGAAGATGTGATTAAAGACGCCGATGTCTTTATCGGTGTTTCTGTAGCTGACTTATTATCAAAAGAAATGGTTGAGTCAATGGCTGATGATCCAATTATTTTTGCAATGGCTAATCCTAACCCAGAAATTAACCCTAATGACGCAAAAGAAGCTGGTGCAAAAGTTATCGGTACTGGTCGTTCAGATTTTCCAAACCAAATTAACAATGTGTTAGCGTTCCCTGGCATTTTCAGAGGAGCCTTAGATGTAGAAGCTACTCACATTAATGAACAAATGAAAAGAGCTGCTGTTGAAGCAATTGCTGATTTAATAAAACCAGAAGAGTTAAATCCAGATTATTGTATCCCAGCGCCTTTCGATAATAGAGTTGCGCCATCAGTAGCTAGAGAAGTTGCTAAAGCTGCGATGGAATCAGGTGTTGCTAGAACTGAAGTTGACCCTGAAGAAATTTATAATAAAACAATAAAATTAACCGAATTAAACTCAAAATAA